ATACAACCGGATACTTTAAAGAAGATGCAGCATTGAGCCATACTTTACTGCCGTCGGGTAAAGTAATTTTATATTGTCCGCCACGGGGTGTTTGAAGTAAATTATATGCAACTGCATCGGTTGCATTATCTGAACTGTTGTACAACAGCTGCCCATCTTCTTTCTTAATGATCTCTGTTGTTCCCTGCTGTGCAAGCATACCGTTGCCCGCACTATCCAGTACAATTGAGCTGCCATCTGCCAATGTTAGTATGGCTCTGTCTCCACCGGGCAACCTGTCGTTTTGCTGCACTTGAGGTTGTGTCTTTTTTGCAACAGTGCTCTTCTTCTCATTCCGATTTGTCAAAACAAAAACAGAAGAAACAATCAGTAAAAGAATGGCAGCAGCAGCAACCCAACGATAGCGTTGGAAGCGGCTGATGGAAGGTTGCCGTTCTGTTTGATCAGATGCAGTAAGTTTTTGCTTTGCTTCCTGTATTTTTTGATCCCACTCAGCAGCAGCAATCAACGGAGCTTCTGTTTTAGCAGATTGCCAGAGTTGTTGCAGTTCTTCGTTCAATCCTGTTTCATCGGAATGTTCGTTCAATAATCGCCACAACTCTGTATACTCAGCAGAAGTTAACCGGTTATTGAGGTATTTATTTATAAGATCGGAGAGGTTCTCCTTGTTATTATTCATGTGCTGAAATGGAATGTGCTAAATAGTTGACGATCGAAAAGAAAATATGTACCAATGCGTCCTCAACTTTTTTATAATTAAAAAATGATTATTAAAGTGATGATAAAACCTGCAGTGCTTTTGTTCTGTATTCATCAGCCGTAGGGTACTTATTATTTTTCTGCTTTTCATCTTTCAGGTAAGTATTCATAGCCTTATAAAAGTTGTTGTGCAGCCCATACTGCCGTGTTTTGGATCCTGACTCATTGATCAATGACATCTGCTTCGATACCCCGTTCTCGTACTCATTATTGTACATCTGCCAATGCAAAGCAAACGGAAGATTCAGCTCAAAGGAAATCCGCATAATTTCCTTTGTTTCATCAAATTGTTTTTGAAACGTTTCGGGCTTAGAGGCATTGGCCTGATAGCCATATTCGCCAATGAAAACCCTCCTGCTGAAAGGCAATCCTGCTTTTGGTTTCAGCTTCGACTCCAGGTAAGTGAAAATCGCTTGCAGATCGGTTTTTTTCTGTGCAGCAGTTTTATCCTTGATAGCTTCATAGCTGGAGTAAGAGATGAGATCGATATCAACATTCGGAATCACACTTTCTGCAACACAAGGCTCGCCATTCATTCCTTTTAATACCAGGTTTGCTTCGATATAATGATACACCGAAACATTTTTTGCTGTTGATGCCAGTTTTGCATCGTCAATTGCTTTTTGTCTTATCTGAAACCACTTGCTCATGTTTGCAAGCAATTCCGGAGCAGGTGTAACTGTTCTGTCGTAGTTGGGAATTAACAGCCAGTCGCCTTCCCAGTTACCGATTAAAAATGTTTTACCCGAGTTATCGTATGTTGATAGTAAATGAGAAACGAAATTGAACATTTCATCATATAATACTTTTTCTTCGGCATCAGTGAGGGTCTTCTTCCAATCCACATTGGTTAATGTATGCACCCAAAAAAATATGTATTTAAAATCCATATTACAGACCGTTTTATACGGCAGGTTATTGGAGAACAACGCTAACGTGGTGGTACTTTTTGTAACCTCATTGATGCCATAGATATCTGCTGAGTTTTTACCCAATGTAATTTTCAGGATATTCGAGCCCATCTCCCGCACTTTCTTTGCCTGCTCCACCAGTTTGTTTTCTGAAGTAAACTGGTAACTGCCCGATATGGCATGTGTACCAAGTACAAAATTATAAGGCTCCAGTTGCTGAAGCGTATTTGTTTGTGGTTCGTTGGTCGTGTTGTTTACAACATCTTTTTTGCCACAGGAAAATAAAAAGACGATTAAAACTGATAACAGCTGGATTGGGATTCTTTTTTTCATGTTAATCTGGTATGTGCCAGATAACTGACGATTGAAAAGAAAGCATGTACCAATGCTCCCCCTACTTTTTTTCAAAATAAATGGCAAGCAGCAGTAACAGTGCGTTGTTTTTTTCTAAATACTCCCGGATAAACTGCAGGGATGCAGCGAGGTGGTTGCGCACTGTATGGGAGGATAAGTTGAGGGTTGCGGCTATTTCAGCATAGCTCAGATCTTCGTAGTGACGCAGCTCAAAAACTTTTTTTCGTTGGGGAGATAATTGATTGATAGCTTCTTTAATTAAGGCATCGGTGTTTTTAAAAATGAGCCGGTTATCGGCATTATCTGCCGCCGGGGCTTCGGTAATTGCTTGCCATAAAGCCTGCTGTAAAGCCTGGCTGCGTTTAGCCGCCCTGAAAAAATCAATGGCTTTGTTGTGCGCCACCTTGTACAAAAAGGCTTCAAAGTTTTGTATTTCGGTGATCGCTTCCCTTCCATGCCAGAGTTTTAAAAAAACATCCAGCACTATTTCCTCAGACAGTTCTTTTGATTTGGTGACTTTGTACAAATAGGCAAACAACTGATTTCGGTACTTTTCGAATATCAGGTTAAAAAAATGCTCATCCCCCTCCTTTATTTTTGAGAGGCAATATTCATCATTAACTAATGGCTTACCAATATCGTTCATGAGCAATCGTCGAAATTCACAAAAATCAAAATAACAGGAAAATACTGAAACAAAATACAGATTACATGGGCGTACAGACCTGTCCAAAAAGGTTTTCACCTACATAACACAAATATTGCAGTTCTAGTTCATAATGTGTACAAACTGATGGCAGAAAGCTATAATCAGACTCCACTCAGATTAAAAAGTGATCATATATCTTGCAGATTTAAAAATCACCTGCCTATCAAATTGTGAAAATAATTCGATTACTATATTATAAAAATGATTGATTAGAAATCTTATCGCATCTGTCCATAATCAGTTCTACTTGTATTACCAGCACTGTCTTTACTTTGAGCATTTAAGTCGGTTCGGCCACCTTATGCATAAACTCAAAATAGCCAAGTGGAATTCGTCTTAAAATTTTAATCGCCATTTGGTATCATAGTCCGGAAATTCTATCAATCATTTCAGGGCAACTATTTTAACCTGATAAGCCAATTATGAAGCCATAAAGAAAAATTTGGTTTACCGGCGTAGATAATTATACAAAAACGTGCATACCCATTAGCTTTGTTTACAGTATACATAACAACATGATCAGTTATTCTACATCAAACACAAAAGAAGAACTGGAAGGAATATTAGAACTTCAGCAATCAAACTTAGCACAAGGGTTAACCGTTGATGAAATACAAAGCCAGGGTTTTGTAACGGTGAAACATTCTTATGAGGTGCTGAAAAAAATGAATGACCTCGAAAAACATGTGATTGCAAAAGATGATGAAGCTGTTATTGGTTATTGCCTGGCCATGACGAAACAATCAAGATTTGAAATTCCGGTATTGGTTCCCATGTTTGATGTGTTTGATCAGATCGTTTATAAGGAGAAGATCATTTCAACTCTTCACTATATTGTTGTGGGCCAGGTTTGTGTTGACAAAGCCTATCGTGGACAAGGAATTTTTGATAACTGTTATGCAGCTTATAAAGAATTTTACCAAAAGAAGTATGATCTTGCAATAACCGAAATAGCCAGCAGTAATATACGTTCGTTGCAAGCGCATAAAAGAATTGGCTTTCGGGAAATACATTCATACACAGATCCTGCCAACACTGAATGGATCGTTGTAGTTTGGGACTGGAGAAATGATCAATAACAACACTTAACATTCAACATAAAAAAGATGCGAAAAATTATTGTAAACGTTGCTGTAACACTCGATGGTTTTATTGAAGGACCAAATGGAGAAATCGACTGGATCAACCAAGATGCTGCTGCTGAAATGGGAGAAGGTTCGGCCTTCGATCAATTTCTTACAACTGTTGATGCTGTTTTTTATGGCAGAATAAGTTATGATCTGTGGGGACAATATCAACCAGACAGTAATGCATCTGCAGCAGAAAAAAGTCTTTGGAAAAATGTGCACAGCAAAAAGAAATATGTTTTTTCAAATAATCCGAAAGAAGATGGCAAGGCAACATACATCAGCTCGCCCATAGCTGAGCGGGTGAATGAAATTAAAAAAGAACCGGGCAAGAACATCTGGCTTTATGGTGGAGGCAGCCTTATCAGCAGTTTTATGAATGAAGGTCTTGTTGATGCTTACCAGCTTGCAGTTTATCCCGTTCTTTTAGGTGAGGGCAAACCGCTTTTTTCAAACATCAAAAAACAGATCAACCTTGGCTTAAAAGAAATCAGCACGTCAAAATCTGGCGTCGTCTTTATGAATTATGAGCGGGTTTAATTTTTCCTAACCACAATCACCTCCCAAATCATTGTTTTTTATTACAGCAGGAATTAGCTTTCTGTATTCATCGAAAAAATCAGTTGCTGTCTGTTGTAAAATAAGAACACATGAAAAAGTTAGCAGGCAAAACAGCACTCATCACCGGGGCAGGTTCCGGTATGGGCAAAGCTATTGCCCTTTTATTTGCATTTGAAGATTGTAAAGTAGTTGCAACAGATATTAACTCCGAACGTTTACAATTACTTCACCAGGAAATTACCGGTCAGGGTGGCGATGTTACAACACTGTTATCCAATATGGCTTTGGAAGAAGATATAGATCGAATGATCAACCTGGCCGTTACAACTTATGGATCATTAGACATCTTAGTGAACAATGCCGGTATCATGGATCACTTTGCACCTGTTGCCGAACTTGACAACAGCATGTGGGAAAAAGTGATGAACATTAATGTTACAGGCCCCATGAAGGCCATGCGTCATGCAGTAAAAATTTTTCTTGCAAAAGGTAGTGGTTGTATCATTAACATCGCATCCATTGGTGGATTGCAAGGTGCAAGAGCAGGAGCCGCCTATACTGCCAGTAAACATGCATTAATCGGCCTCACAAAAAACACTGGTTACCTGTATGCTAAAACGGGTATCCGTTGTAACGCCATTGCACCTGGCGCAATCAATACAAATATCGGCGACACAATAGACATGAGTAAAATAACTCCGCTTATTAATGACCGCATCATGAGTGGTATGGTCTTGAATGCCAAAACAGGTGAGCCATCAGATGTTGCAAATGCTGCTTTATTCCTTGCAACAGATGATGCTGGTTTTATTAACGGTGCAGTGCTTACTGTTGATGGCGGATGGACCGCTTACTGATAATGCATAAAAAACTTACCGGTAAATCATTTTCTATCAGCTATATACCTCTGCCTGCCGAATAAAATGAAGAACACGTCGGATTCGTAACATTTGTCATACAACATACTGTTTTGATGAATAACTTTGTCTGTAAACTACATCACCTTTATCATGGCTACCGTCAAAATCACCTCACAGGATTTTAAAGACAAGATCTTTAACTACGAAACCGAAAAGGAATGGAAATACAACGGCACCGTTCCTGCCATCATTGATTTTTATGCTGATTGGTGTGGTCCCTGTAAAATGGTGGCGCCCGTACTTGAAGAATTAGCAATAGAATACGAAGGAAAAATTCTGATCTATAAAGTAGATACAGAAGCAGAGATGGAATTAGCTGCCGTATTTGGCATCCAAAGTATTCCTACTTTTTTATTTATCCCTGTGAATGCTGATCCCATGATGCAGCCGGGTGCGTTTCCCAAAACAGTATTCAAAGAAATTATTGAAGATCATTTGCTGAAACAGACAGCGGCGAAAGAATAATTGCCAATTGACAACATTCTAATTTCGAATTGTGCTTATTGAATAAGTGGCAGCTCCACAAAAAAAGTGCTACCTTTTTCCTGTTCAGTTACAAACCATATTTCACCTTTCATCTGTTCAACTATACTCTTACACATTGCAAGACCTAAACCTGTGCCCGATGTTTTGGTTGTGAAATTGGGATAGAATATTTTGTCCTGCAGCTCTGGCCTGATACCGTGTCCATTATCTGTAACAGCTACTATTAATTTTTCATCCTTCACCTCTACCTGTAATTTCACACGGGCTGTTTCATCAGCAGGCGCTGCTTCAATTGCATTTCGGGTGAGATTGGTAAACAAACGGTTAAGCTGTGTTTTATCTGCCATCACAAATGCTGCATCTGTATTGGTGCTGAAAGCAACATGTGCATCTTCATGCATATTGAAAAGATCAACAACCGACTGTACCGATTCAACCAGGTTTACTCTTTCCAAACGGGGATTTCCAATGTTTGCAAAGTTGGAAAAGTCGGATGCAATGTTTGATAAATAATCAATCTGCTCAACCAATGTTTTTGCCACGCTTTGGGAAATATTTTTTGCATCGGCTGAGTTTGAATCAACTGCCTTCTGCAAATACTGGATACTTAATTTCATTGGCGTAAGCGGGTTCTTGATCTCATGTGCCACCTGCCTTGCCATTTCACGCCATGCACCTTCACGTTCGCTTCTTGCAAGCAAGTTAGCACTCTCTTCAAGTTGCTTCACCATTCGGTTGTACTCCTGTACCAATTCGCCAATTTCATCATTACGGTTCCATACAATGGCTTCATTTGTTTTACCCAGTTTGATCGCTTTCATCTTTTCACTGATGATAGCAAATGAATTGGTAATACGGCTTGTTACAAAAAATGCAACCAATCCTGCAATAAGAAAAATAAATGCATTAAGGTTGATCAACGTTACAAGGAAATTCGATATTTCCTGTTTTAATTCATTCTGCGATGTGAAGTAAGGAATGTTGAGATACGCATAGGTTTGTCCATCTGCATCACGAACAGGCACATAAATACTCATGTAAGAACGGCTGCCGACTTTTTCGTCTTCAATTGTTTGCACAAGATATTCCTGAGACAATTTATAATAAGCCAATGGATCTGTTTTGCGGCTCAGCAATCCTTTGTTGTAATAATAAGGTTGCGATGATAAACGCAGGTTACCAGCAGGATCATAAATATTTACATCCACCCCATGTATCTCTGAAATACGGTTAATTTTTCCCTGCAGTTCAGCCGAGGCGGCATCATCATATGCTTTGAGCACATCATCAAATACAGCATGATTGTTTAATGCCACTTCCACTTCTGTACGCATGATCCCGATTGTTCTTGACAACCTTTCCTTATTAATACGGCTATGCCTGTTAATAAAGAAGAAGATGGTTGAGGCACCAATAATCAGGAATGAAAAAATGCTGATGCCTATAATGGTTGTGTGAACTTGTGTACGGAAAGTAAGTTGCAGGTGTTCTTTCCATTTGGAAGGTCTGATGCCTAACTGCAATACATATTGTATAAATCTGAAAACAGCCAGCATAAGCAGAAACACACAGAACAGGTAAGCAAACAAAGTAATTCCTTCAAGCAACCTGTTTTGCGGTTTTACCACAATTACTGTAAGGTCTTTTGAACTGCTGTACCATAATTCTGAATAACCATTTTTTTTCTTCTGCTCAATTAATAAACGGGCATTCCTGGTCTCATTCAAATGTATAGGGAAAGGATAATCATTTACACTGCTGATGAGTTCCTTATTCTTGTAAATCGCATAGGCATAAGAAGGCATGTCATCAGGAAGCAGGTTGAATGTCCGGGAAAAAAGTTCAGGATAAAATTTCTCATCAGCATAGCGTTTGGGACGGGAAATAATGAATACATATCCTATCAATTGATTTGTTTCCCGGTCGGTTACATTCCTGCGTGCAATGTAATAGAACTTATCAAACGATTCCTCGTAATACTGCCAGTCACGCACGCTCGTTGGTTTGCTTTGCAACGTATAGACAG
The DNA window shown above is from Lacibacter sp. H375 and carries:
- the trxA gene encoding thioredoxin, with the protein product MATVKITSQDFKDKIFNYETEKEWKYNGTVPAIIDFYADWCGPCKMVAPVLEELAIEYEGKILIYKVDTEAEMELAAVFGIQSIPTFLFIPVNADPMMQPGAFPKTVFKEIIEDHLLKQTAAKE
- a CDS encoding RNA polymerase sigma factor is translated as MNDIGKPLVNDEYCLSKIKEGDEHFFNLIFEKYRNQLFAYLYKVTKSKELSEEIVLDVFLKLWHGREAITEIQNFEAFLYKVAHNKAIDFFRAAKRSQALQQALWQAITEAPAADNADNRLIFKNTDALIKEAINQLSPQRKKVFELRHYEDLSYAEIAATLNLSSHTVRNHLAASLQFIREYLEKNNALLLLLAIYFEKK
- a CDS encoding FecR family protein yields the protein MNNNKENLSDLINKYLNNRLTSAEYTELWRLLNEHSDETGLNEELQQLWQSAKTEAPLIAAAEWDQKIQEAKQKLTASDQTERQPSISRFQRYRWVAAAAILLLIVSSVFVLTNRNEKKSTVAKKTQPQVQQNDRLPGGDRAILTLADGSSIVLDSAGNGMLAQQGTTEIIKKEDGQLLYNSSDNATDAVAYNLLQTPRGGQYKITLPDGSKVWLNAASSLKYPVVFSGKERKVEITGEAYFEIAKDATRPFKVQLNQIEVEVLGTHFNINSYTDEETVRTTLLEGRVRVTTASENKYLQPGQQAQLKPSGNMKIVDDINLEETVAWKDGNFQFENSDIKSVMRQLARWYDVEVSYQGTITKHFIGGISRNVKLSQVLSMLQQTGEVRFIIEGKKIIVMP
- a CDS encoding GNAT family N-acetyltransferase, whose protein sequence is MISYSTSNTKEELEGILELQQSNLAQGLTVDEIQSQGFVTVKHSYEVLKKMNDLEKHVIAKDDEAVIGYCLAMTKQSRFEIPVLVPMFDVFDQIVYKEKIISTLHYIVVGQVCVDKAYRGQGIFDNCYAAYKEFYQKKYDLAITEIASSNIRSLQAHKRIGFREIHSYTDPANTEWIVVVWDWRNDQ
- a CDS encoding dihydrofolate reductase family protein, giving the protein MRKIIVNVAVTLDGFIEGPNGEIDWINQDAAAEMGEGSAFDQFLTTVDAVFYGRISYDLWGQYQPDSNASAAEKSLWKNVHSKKKYVFSNNPKEDGKATYISSPIAERVNEIKKEPGKNIWLYGGGSLISSFMNEGLVDAYQLAVYPVLLGEGKPLFSNIKKQINLGLKEISTSKSGVVFMNYERV
- a CDS encoding glucose 1-dehydrogenase: MKKLAGKTALITGAGSGMGKAIALLFAFEDCKVVATDINSERLQLLHQEITGQGGDVTTLLSNMALEEDIDRMINLAVTTYGSLDILVNNAGIMDHFAPVAELDNSMWEKVMNINVTGPMKAMRHAVKIFLAKGSGCIINIASIGGLQGARAGAAYTASKHALIGLTKNTGYLYAKTGIRCNAIAPGAINTNIGDTIDMSKITPLINDRIMSGMVLNAKTGEPSDVANAALFLATDDAGFINGAVLTVDGGWTAY
- a CDS encoding sensor histidine kinase, translating into MSHISTIRNFIFKNGYLLILAGWLLTFSYLFQYYWSYTSAPVQVKKTLQKAINKRENDFTKILADTALLLDLKKGRAEKREVIKLLVKDYFIFIASDGADGFQTRFWNTQTILPNIELWQRANGIWFEQLINGYYTVYKETVKLGDGSFCYAMALIPVKWNYFVPASYLSNSFAYLDGIEKYYSLSDVQQTELQVKSTDGTGLFWLKEQSNFPQPLNKTTVILRLLAVFCFLMFIQKTAAALVNTYSFLVGLCFLVGVIIIIRTLSYYFPVPLNLRQFELFDPAVYGSNNILRSLGDLFINSFLLLWVLLFIRRYGKSTTLLPLKINDKAGLAITAVLLFALTILFGNIIRSMVADSQISFDVTNFFELTVFSFAGFILLGSLALNYFLLADWLSGFFKRYSNGKLQIQILALTITGLVYLTFTISSAAVIYHLILLGWLLLLLTLLNRQRLQLRFLPSNGRVIFWLFFFSVSLTTLLITENGRKEIQKATSMAEKLSLQTDPSAETLLNIALQNFRPEFLDNEFYRFTTSSGNQFLKDSLISENFSGYLNKFETEIYTFTAAEEPEPLFNIDSISFNTLNTVYTLQSKPTSVRDWQYYEESFDKFYYIARRNVTDRETNQLIGYVFIISRPKRYADEKFYPELFSRTFNLLPDDMPSYAYAIYKNKELISSVNDYPFPIHLNETRNARLLIEQKKKNGYSELWYSSSKDLTVIVVKPQNRLLEGITLFAYLFCVFLLMLAVFRFIQYVLQLGIRPSKWKEHLQLTFRTQVHTTIIGISIFSFLIIGASTIFFFINRHSRINKERLSRTIGIMRTEVEVALNNHAVFDDVLKAYDDAASAELQGKINRISEIHGVDVNIYDPAGNLRLSSQPYYYNKGLLSRKTDPLAYYKLSQEYLVQTIEDEKVGSRSYMSIYVPVRDADGQTYAYLNIPYFTSQNELKQEISNFLVTLINLNAFIFLIAGLVAFFVTSRITNSFAIISEKMKAIKLGKTNEAIVWNRNDEIGELVQEYNRMVKQLEESANLLARSEREGAWREMARQVAHEIKNPLTPMKLSIQYLQKAVDSNSADAKNISQSVAKTLVEQIDYLSNIASDFSNFANIGNPRLERVNLVESVQSVVDLFNMHEDAHVAFSTNTDAAFVMADKTQLNRLFTNLTRNAIEAAPADETARVKLQVEVKDEKLIVAVTDNGHGIRPELQDKIFYPNFTTKTSGTGLGLAMCKSIVEQMKGEIWFVTEQEKGSTFFVELPLIQ